AGTACCTCTTCGAGGTCGGCCGGTCATTTCGGTGGTCCCAACCTCCCCCGATCCACTCATGCGTTACTCAGGACTCGTCCTGATCGCTCGGACAAGAGAAGGTCTCATGGGAGAGAATGGTGAAAACATCTGCATGGAAGGACATCGGGGCCGGGTGTCGAAGCGAAAGGTACGAAAACTGGAACGACATACACCGTCTCATGGATGACACGGATGTCATGATCCTGAATCTCCTCAGAGACAACTCCAGGATGAAGAACACTGAGATCGCCAGACATGTGAAGCTGACCGAAAGGGCGGTTCGGGCCAGGATTGAGAAGCTCACTCGAGAGGGCGTGATACGTAAGTTCACGATAGAAACCTCGCCGGTCGGCGTGGAGGGCTTGGTCTTAATCGATACCAATGTTGGCAGGACGCCGGCGGTCAAAGAGAAGGCCAGGGAACTGTCAGATGCGATTTTCGAGTGCTCGGGAGAGTTCGACGTCGCTGTTCGGTTGCGTGCAGATTCGCTTGACGAACTCAACAAGCGAGTGGACGAATTGCGGGCGTTTCCGGGAGTCATCCGCACCTCGACTCTTATCAAGCTCCTTGAAGACTGACAGTGCCTTCGTCAGCCTTGATTCGTAGCACAGGTACGTCTTTGCCAGACAGTTTCACACTGTGTCAATTACGAGCAAAGATTAATACTCCCATGGATTCTTTACCAAAACAGTGACCCCATGGACCTGATGGAGGCCATCAAGACAAGAAGGAGTATCAGGAGATACAAGCCGATCCCTGTTCCCGAGGGCCTCCTCAAAGAGGTTCTGAACGCCGCGCGACTAGCGCCTTCCGCCGACAATGCGCAGCCTTGGAAGATCGTCATGGTCAGGGACGAGCAGACAAAGCTCAAACTGGCAGCCGCATCGAACAATCAGAAGTTCATTGCGCAGGCGCCGTTTGTCCTGGTCGCATGCGGCATACCTGACGATGCCTTTCCAACCGTCGGGGGCTACATGAGCAGCCATGTCATCGACGTTTCAATCGCGATAGACCATCTGACTCTGGCGGCGCATTCGGTGGGTCTCGGAACCTGCTGGA
The Candidatus Thermoplasmatota archaeon genome window above contains:
- a CDS encoding Lrp/AsnC family transcriptional regulator, with protein sequence MVKTSAWKDIGAGCRSERYENWNDIHRLMDDTDVMILNLLRDNSRMKNTEIARHVKLTERAVRARIEKLTREGVIRKFTIETSPVGVEGLVLIDTNVGRTPAVKEKARELSDAIFECSGEFDVAVRLRADSLDELNKRVDELRAFPGVIRTSTLIKLLED
- a CDS encoding nitroreductase family protein is translated as MDLMEAIKTRRSIRRYKPIPVPEGLLKEVLNAARLAPSADNAQPWKIVMVRDEQTKLKLAAASNNQKFIAQAPFVLVACGIPDDAFPTVGGYMSSHVIDVSIAIDHLTLAAHSVGLGTCWIAWFKEDKVREILGIPEDVRVIALTPLGYPDEAPERTDRKNLEELVVYDRYQ